From Geobacter sp., one genomic window encodes:
- a CDS encoding response regulator, whose product MAEEQPHILLVEDEINLARGICFNLEQDDFRVSHVESGEEALERLRFDRFSLVILDVMLPGMDGFAVCRAIRGQDSRVPILILTARTDEEDRIIGLESGADDYLTKPFSLSEFLLRVKGMLRRSAWYRPEPIEEAYRFGDNEVFLLSYHARTAQGEIDLTDLEVRMLSLFFQKEGEAVTRKELLERVWGYSSDTETRTLDNFIVRLRKYFEPDPANPVFFQTVRGVGYRFTRSAVTRHT is encoded by the coding sequence ATGGCCGAAGAACAACCACACATCCTGCTGGTGGAAGACGAGATCAACCTGGCTCGCGGCATTTGCTTCAACCTGGAGCAGGACGATTTCCGCGTGAGCCACGTGGAGAGCGGCGAAGAAGCCCTTGAGCGACTGCGGTTCGACCGCTTCTCCCTGGTCATCCTCGACGTCATGCTTCCGGGCATGGACGGGTTCGCCGTCTGCCGGGCCATCAGGGGGCAGGATTCCCGCGTGCCGATCCTGATCCTGACCGCACGGACCGACGAAGAAGACCGGATCATCGGCCTGGAGAGCGGCGCCGACGATTATCTGACCAAGCCGTTCTCGCTCTCGGAATTCCTGCTGCGGGTGAAGGGGATGCTGCGCCGCTCGGCCTGGTACCGACCCGAACCGATCGAGGAGGCCTACCGTTTCGGCGATAACGAGGTGTTCCTGCTCTCCTACCATGCCCGCACCGCACAGGGAGAGATCGATCTCACCGATCTGGAGGTGCGGATGCTCTCCCTCTTCTTCCAGAAGGAAGGGGAAGCGGTCACCAGGAAGGAGCTTTTGGAGCGGGTCTGGGGCTACAGTTCGGACACGGAAACCAGGACGCTTGACAATTTCATTGTCAGGTTGCGCAAGTATTTCGAGCCCGACCCGGCAAATCCGGTCTTTTTCCAGACCGTGCGGGGGGTGGGGTACCGGTTCACCAGGAGCGCCGTAACCCGTCACACATGA
- a CDS encoding sensor histidine kinase, whose protein sequence is MRWIKKLFHPLIAFIGIQLVWVLVVVFWIYWFIGRHKEFRDLAERYRPELAGRLDWIVLAEGLVLLVVILAGVYVLFMVWRRQSNLYRQQKNFISQVTHELKSPLASIQLHLETIRLRNPPPDKLERFLDTMLSDTDRLHNLINNLLMAARLEDRRRPAQFPVIDFSAFVATYLERKQAKLPEGGSLITDLEEGLKVAVDTDGMETALRNLFENAVLYSPASPEIRVTLKREGRQCVLSFRDNGMGLDTEHLHKIFRMFYRVRRPGENIRGTGLGLYIVKSVVSEHGGKIAAASDGPGKGCTFTISLPLAT, encoded by the coding sequence ATGCGCTGGATAAAAAAACTCTTTCATCCGCTTATCGCCTTTATCGGTATCCAGCTGGTCTGGGTGCTGGTGGTGGTCTTCTGGATCTACTGGTTCATCGGCCGCCACAAGGAATTCCGCGACCTGGCCGAACGCTACCGGCCCGAACTGGCCGGACGGCTCGACTGGATAGTGCTGGCCGAAGGCCTGGTGCTGCTGGTGGTGATCCTGGCCGGCGTCTACGTGTTGTTCATGGTCTGGCGGCGTCAGTCCAACCTCTACCGGCAGCAGAAGAACTTCATCTCCCAGGTCACCCATGAATTGAAGTCGCCGCTCGCCTCCATCCAGCTGCACCTGGAAACCATCAGGCTCAGAAACCCTCCTCCCGACAAACTGGAACGTTTTCTCGACACCATGCTGTCGGATACCGACCGGCTGCACAACCTGATCAACAACCTGCTGATGGCGGCCCGCCTGGAGGACCGCCGTCGGCCTGCCCAGTTCCCGGTAATCGATTTCTCCGCCTTTGTCGCCACTTATCTGGAACGGAAGCAGGCCAAGCTTCCCGAAGGGGGGAGCCTCATCACCGACCTGGAGGAGGGTTTGAAGGTGGCAGTGGATACGGACGGCATGGAAACGGCGCTCCGCAACCTGTTCGAGAACGCAGTCCTCTATTCTCCCGCCTCTCCCGAGATCAGGGTCACGCTCAAGCGCGAAGGACGGCAGTGTGTCCTGAGTTTCAGGGACAACGGCATGGGGCTCGATACCGAGCACCTGCACAAGATCTTCCGCATGTTTTACCGGGTTCGCCGACCCGGCGAGAATATCCGCGGCACCGGGCTCGGACTCTACATCGTCAAGTCGGTGGTCTCCGAGCACGGCGGCAAGATAGCCGCGGCAAGCGACGGCCCGGGAAAGGGATGCACGTTTACCATCTCCCTGCCGCTGGCGACTTAG